From a single Bacilli bacterium PM5-9 genomic region:
- a CDS encoding hypothetical protein (product_source=Hypo-rule applied; transmembrane_helix_parts=Inside_1_11,TMhelix_12_34,Outside_35_62), which yields MKPVFLNRLLNIVFSICFSGSIFHLLGLLFSSFTSNLIFVIMFVCLTKYVHEVVEYEDNLNT from the coding sequence ATGAAACCAGTTTTTTTAAATAGATTATTGAATATTGTATTCTCAATTTGTTTTAGCGGATCAATTTTTCATTTGCTGGGGTTATTGTTTAGCAGTTTTACAAGTAATCTTATATTTGTTATAATGTTTGTATGCCTAACAAAATATGTACATGAAGTTGTAGAGTATGAAGATAATTTAAATACATAA
- a CDS encoding hypothetical protein (product_source=Hypo-rule applied; superfamily=52833; transmembrane_helix_parts=Inside_1_4,TMhelix_5_22,Outside_23_190), with the protein MKKKYIIISLIIVILIALVYLFKTDFFLTDEQKDEKNKQTQITQIKKTKFASLPIITMDELEQKINNGEDVIAYFGWIYECGDARLFELNSFDKYLDDENVTNKLFVINLDDEALEALSKPELRKPIAKRFQIDTWTKDSSLNPMELKSPQLVHYQNKKIVNLVSWTPLSSDSTYGIREELSKAFFDTIK; encoded by the coding sequence TTGAAAAAGAAGTATATTATAATTAGCTTAATTATCGTTATTCTAATTGCCCTTGTTTATTTGTTTAAAACGGATTTCTTTTTAACAGATGAACAAAAAGATGAAAAAAATAAACAAACACAAATAACTCAAATCAAAAAAACGAAGTTTGCTAGTTTGCCTATTATTACAATGGATGAATTAGAACAAAAAATTAATAATGGTGAAGATGTAATCGCCTACTTTGGTTGGATTTATGAATGCGGTGATGCTAGACTATTTGAATTAAACTCATTTGATAAGTATTTAGATGATGAGAATGTTACTAATAAGTTATTTGTTATTAATTTAGATGATGAGGCATTAGAGGCTCTTAGTAAGCCTGAATTAAGAAAACCAATTGCTAAACGTTTTCAAATTGATACATGGACTAAAGATAGTTCTTTAAATCCAATGGAATTAAAATCGCCTCAATTAGTTCATTATCAAAACAAAAAAATTGTTAATCTTGTTTCTTGGACGCCATTAAGTTCTGATTCAACTTATGGTATTAGAGAAGAATTATCTAAAGCATTTTTTGATACTATAAAATAA